The following proteins come from a genomic window of Candidatus Palauibacter soopunensis:
- the sucD gene encoding succinate--CoA ligase subunit alpha → MGIFIGDDTRLVVQGITGRDGSFHTRQMMEYGTRVVAGVTPGKGGRTFDDAVPVFDTVEESVAEAGANTSVIYVPARFAADAVFEAADAGIALIVCITEGVPVGDMLRVLPYVREKGARLIGPNCPGLIVPGRCKVGILPGQIVREGPVGIVSRSGTLTYEVIFQLTRAGIGQSACVGIGGDPLIGTDFVDCLAAFEADPETEAVAVIGEIGGTDEQVAAEYVSREMSKPVVGFIAGQTAPPGRRMGHAGAIISGSEGTAEEKIRAFESHGIGVARRPADLVGLIRDR, encoded by the coding sequence ATGGGGATCTTCATCGGAGACGACACGAGGCTCGTCGTCCAGGGGATCACCGGGCGCGACGGCTCGTTCCACACCCGGCAGATGATGGAGTACGGCACGCGCGTCGTGGCAGGCGTGACCCCGGGGAAGGGCGGCCGGACGTTCGACGACGCCGTGCCCGTGTTCGACACTGTCGAGGAGTCGGTGGCCGAGGCGGGGGCGAACACGAGCGTCATCTACGTGCCGGCGCGCTTCGCGGCGGACGCGGTGTTCGAGGCGGCGGACGCGGGGATCGCGCTCATCGTGTGCATCACCGAGGGGGTGCCCGTGGGGGACATGCTGCGCGTGCTGCCGTACGTGCGGGAGAAGGGCGCGCGCCTCATCGGCCCCAACTGCCCGGGACTCATCGTCCCCGGCCGCTGCAAGGTCGGGATTCTCCCCGGCCAGATCGTGCGGGAGGGGCCGGTCGGCATCGTGAGCCGTTCCGGCACGCTCACCTACGAGGTCATCTTCCAGCTCACGCGGGCCGGGATCGGTCAGTCCGCCTGCGTCGGGATCGGGGGCGACCCGCTCATCGGCACGGACTTCGTCGATTGTCTCGCGGCGTTCGAGGCGGATCCGGAGACGGAGGCCGTCGCAGTGATCGGGGAAATCGGCGGGACGGACGAGCAGGTGGCGGCGGAATACGTATCGCGCGAGATGAGCAAGCCCGTCGTCGGGTTCATCGCGGGCCAGACGGCGCCTCCCGGACGGCGCATGGGGCACGCCGGCGCGATCATCTCGGGCTCCGAGGGGACGGCGGAGGAGAAGATCCGCGCCTTCGAGAGCCACGGGATCGGGGTCGCGCGGCGGCCCGCCGACCTGGTGGGTCTCATACGCGACCGCTAG
- the rpmF gene encoding 50S ribosomal protein L32: MAVPKRRTSKQRKRKRRTHYKAADNARQACPKCGDPKRPHRVCPTCGHYADREVVQIDDF; encoded by the coding sequence ATGGCTGTTCCCAAGAGACGGACGTCGAAGCAGCGCAAGCGCAAGCGGCGTACGCACTACAAGGCGGCGGACAACGCGCGCCAGGCATGCCCCAAGTGCGGGGATCCGAAGCGACCGCATCGCGTCTGCCCGACCTGCGGCCACTACGCGGACCGCGAGGTCGTTCAGATCGACGACTTTTGA
- the plsX gene encoding phosphate acyltransferase PlsX produces the protein MRVALDLLGGDAAPEAVLEAAAGALDAWPDDLSLLLVGPSDLLREERTRFPRDRVAWLAAEEFIGPAEPPALAVRRKADSTVVRGLEAVRDGRADGFVSAGPTGATVVASVLTLGLLPGVDRPPVGALFPTATGRVLVMDVGANVDVRPRQLHQFAHLGSSYLRRTLSIGRPRVGLLNIGAEGEKGGGPVATAHGLLAADPALHFVGNVEGHQIVTGACDVLVCGGFVGNVLLKFYESIAEFVLEIFRNAGVGEGGELGEALRFLDYAEYGGAPLFGVDGVSIICHGTSPARAIMNGIRTAADCAASGFTSLTRTSLARMPQESRA, from the coding sequence ATGCGGGTTGCACTCGATCTGTTGGGCGGAGACGCCGCGCCGGAAGCCGTTCTGGAGGCCGCCGCGGGAGCGCTCGACGCGTGGCCGGACGACCTCTCACTCCTGCTCGTGGGGCCCAGCGACCTCCTGCGTGAAGAACGGACCCGATTCCCGCGCGACCGGGTGGCGTGGCTCGCGGCGGAGGAGTTCATCGGCCCGGCCGAACCGCCCGCCCTCGCCGTCCGGCGGAAGGCGGACAGCACCGTGGTCCGCGGCCTCGAGGCCGTGCGTGACGGGAGGGCCGACGGCTTCGTGTCCGCCGGGCCGACGGGGGCCACGGTCGTGGCCTCGGTGCTCACGCTCGGCTTGCTCCCCGGCGTGGACCGGCCGCCCGTTGGCGCCCTCTTCCCGACCGCGACCGGACGCGTCCTCGTCATGGACGTGGGCGCGAACGTGGATGTCCGCCCGAGGCAACTGCACCAGTTCGCGCACCTGGGCTCGAGCTACCTGCGCCGCACGCTCTCGATCGGGCGCCCGCGGGTCGGCCTGCTCAACATCGGGGCGGAGGGAGAGAAGGGAGGGGGCCCGGTCGCGACGGCCCACGGCCTCCTCGCCGCCGACCCCGCGCTCCATTTCGTCGGAAACGTGGAGGGACACCAGATCGTGACCGGGGCGTGCGACGTGCTCGTGTGCGGCGGCTTCGTCGGCAACGTGCTGCTCAAGTTCTACGAATCGATCGCCGAGTTCGTGCTCGAGATCTTCCGCAACGCCGGCGTCGGCGAAGGGGGCGAACTGGGCGAGGCGCTGCGGTTTCTCGACTATGCGGAGTACGGCGGCGCGCCCCTGTTCGGCGTGGACGGGGTCTCGATCATCTGTCACGGCACCTCCCCCGCGCGCGCGATCATGAACGGGATTCGCACGGCGGCGGACTGCGCCGCCTCGGGCTTCACCTCCCTCACTCGCACCTCCCTCGCCCGGATGCCGCAGGAGAGCCGCGCGTGA
- the fabD gene encoding ACP S-malonyltransferase → MSGVALLFPGQGAQYVGMGRDLAEDDASVRELYERADDTLDMPLSRICWEGPEEELRATENAQPAIMLHSFAVWHLIAARAGKAGIGAGHSLGELSAYLVSDAFGFEDGLRIVRERGRLMGASGADRPGTMTAILGLDAASVADACARAAEAGGVAVPANLNAPGQVVISGDLETVAEAGRLAAEAGARRVVPLNVSGAFHSPLMATAADGLEAALEGANWRDPSFPIVSNATATPVTDSGEARRTLILQLTSPVRWMEGIDRIREAGTARWLEVGPGNVLSGLARRIDRSLRVTAVGDSPSVDAYLGSSD, encoded by the coding sequence GTGAGCGGGGTCGCGCTCCTCTTCCCGGGACAGGGCGCCCAGTACGTGGGCATGGGCCGGGACCTGGCGGAAGACGATGCATCGGTGCGGGAACTCTACGAGCGGGCCGACGATACGCTCGACATGCCGCTCAGCCGGATCTGCTGGGAGGGGCCCGAGGAGGAACTTCGGGCGACGGAGAACGCGCAACCCGCGATCATGCTGCACTCCTTCGCCGTCTGGCATCTCATCGCCGCGCGCGCCGGGAAGGCCGGCATCGGAGCGGGACATTCGCTCGGTGAGCTGTCGGCGTACCTCGTGTCCGACGCCTTCGGCTTCGAGGACGGTCTCCGGATCGTGCGCGAGCGCGGACGGCTCATGGGGGCCTCGGGCGCGGACCGGCCGGGCACGATGACCGCCATACTCGGGTTGGACGCCGCGTCCGTCGCCGACGCGTGCGCGCGTGCGGCGGAGGCCGGAGGGGTGGCCGTGCCCGCGAATCTCAACGCCCCGGGCCAGGTCGTCATCAGCGGCGATCTCGAAACCGTGGCCGAGGCCGGGCGGCTCGCTGCGGAGGCCGGCGCGCGCCGCGTCGTCCCGCTCAACGTGAGCGGCGCGTTTCATTCGCCCCTCATGGCGACGGCGGCCGACGGGCTGGAGGCGGCGCTCGAGGGGGCGAACTGGCGCGATCCGTCGTTCCCCATCGTCTCCAACGCCACGGCGACGCCCGTGACGGACTCGGGGGAGGCGCGGCGAACCCTCATCCTGCAGCTCACCTCGCCCGTTCGGTGGATGGAGGGGATCGACCGCATCCGCGAGGCGGGAACCGCCCGCTGGCTCGAGGTCGGACCCGGAAACGTGCTCTCGGGCCTCGCCCGCCGCATCGATCGAAGCCTGCGCGTGACCGCCGTCGGCGACTCGCCGTCCGTGGACGCCTACCTGGGATCTTCGGACTAG
- the ndk gene encoding nucleoside-diphosphate kinase translates to MTLAIIKPDAFGSGKAGRVLAALEDAGFRIRGSRVLRLGRAGAEAFYAVHRERPFFGALVEFMTSGPCMALALEHERAVPYLREVIGATDPAEAAPGTVRALYAESKERNAIHGSDSDENARVELGFFFGQVDLIASA, encoded by the coding sequence ATGACGCTCGCGATCATCAAACCCGATGCGTTCGGGTCCGGGAAGGCCGGCAGGGTGCTCGCCGCGCTCGAGGACGCGGGCTTTCGCATACGGGGGTCACGGGTCCTGCGGCTCGGACGCGCCGGAGCCGAGGCGTTCTACGCCGTGCACCGGGAGCGGCCCTTTTTCGGGGCGCTCGTGGAGTTCATGACATCGGGGCCCTGCATGGCGCTCGCGCTCGAGCACGAGCGCGCGGTGCCGTACCTGCGCGAGGTCATCGGTGCCACGGACCCGGCGGAGGCCGCGCCGGGCACCGTGCGCGCGCTCTACGCGGAGAGCAAGGAGCGCAACGCGATCCACGGCTCCGATTCCGACGAGAACGCGAGGGTGGAACTCGGCTTTTTCTTCGGACAGGTCGACCTCATCGCCAGCGCGTGA
- the fabG gene encoding 3-oxoacyl-[acyl-carrier-protein] reductase codes for MSELTGEIAIVTGATRGIGTAIAAELARAGARVAVVGTGTDRARVVAEGLPGDGHAGFGCDISDPEACKRLVADVSETLGAATILVNNAGITRDNILLRLKDEDWRSVLDTNLSGAFYLMRAVARGMMKRRAGNIVNISSVVGLTGNRGQSNYAAAKAALISLTRSVAQELASRGVRANAVAPGFIATDMTSGLPESVQKAMSERIPLGRPGSPEDVATVVRFLVGPGASYVTGQVIVVDGGMVMQS; via the coding sequence ATGAGTGAACTGACGGGAGAGATCGCGATCGTCACGGGAGCGACGCGCGGGATCGGGACCGCGATCGCGGCGGAACTGGCCAGAGCGGGCGCCCGCGTGGCCGTGGTCGGCACCGGAACGGACCGGGCGCGGGTCGTGGCCGAGGGTCTGCCCGGAGACGGACATGCGGGTTTCGGCTGCGACATCTCCGACCCGGAGGCGTGCAAGAGACTCGTCGCGGACGTCTCCGAGACGCTCGGCGCCGCGACGATCCTCGTGAACAACGCGGGCATCACGCGCGACAACATCCTCCTCCGCCTCAAGGACGAGGACTGGCGGTCCGTGCTCGATACCAATCTGTCCGGGGCCTTCTATCTCATGCGGGCCGTCGCCCGCGGCATGATGAAGCGGCGCGCCGGAAACATCGTGAACATCTCCAGCGTTGTGGGCTTGACGGGAAACCGCGGCCAGTCCAACTATGCGGCGGCCAAAGCCGCCCTGATCTCGCTCACCCGAAGCGTCGCTCAGGAGCTTGCGAGTCGCGGTGTGCGGGCCAACGCCGTCGCGCCGGGGTTCATCGCCACCGACATGACCTCCGGACTGCCCGAAAGCGTTCAAAAAGCCATGTCGGAGAGGATTCCCCTCGGCCGGCCGGGATCCCCGGAAGATGTCGCCACGGTGGTGCGATTTCTCGTCGGTCCCGGGGCTTCGTACGTTACCGGGCAGGTGATCGTCGTCGACGGCGGGATGGTCATGCAGTCGTAG
- a CDS encoding CBS domain-containing protein, which translates to MKVREIMTRDVTTVAPGMSLAEAADMLARRRLRAMPVIDDEGHVLGMLTDRLLISRLLPGLERADAGAPLAGSAHAGEVRDIMERAVMCVKDDEPLANVVRLMLDKEIERFPVVREGQLVGFLTRGDIIRRLLLRDAAGEAEETKGE; encoded by the coding sequence ATGAAGGTTCGGGAGATCATGACCCGCGACGTGACCACGGTCGCTCCCGGGATGTCGCTGGCGGAGGCGGCGGACATGCTCGCGCGCAGGCGGCTCCGCGCGATGCCGGTCATCGACGACGAGGGCCACGTGCTCGGGATGCTCACGGACCGCCTGTTGATCAGCCGCCTCCTCCCCGGGCTCGAGCGGGCGGATGCGGGCGCGCCGCTGGCGGGAAGCGCTCACGCCGGGGAGGTGCGCGACATCATGGAACGCGCCGTGATGTGCGTGAAGGATGACGAACCGCTGGCGAACGTGGTCCGTCTGATGCTGGACAAGGAAATCGAACGTTTTCCCGTCGTCCGCGAGGGCCAGCTCGTCGGGTTTTTGACGCGCGGCGACATCATCCGAAGGCTTCTTCTTCGGGACGCGGCGGGCGAGGCGGAAGAAACGAAAGGGGAGTGA
- the sucC gene encoding ADP-forming succinate--CoA ligase subunit beta, whose amino-acid sequence MNIHEYQARAIFARHGIPVPEAEVAATAEEAAAAAERFGGSVVVKAQVHAGGRGKAGGVKLAATPDEARESAEAILGMEIKGIEVRRVLVAPAEDIASEAYVGIVLDRARQADTIMVSSEGGVDIEEVAATMPEAIRKVAVDPRYGLLAHQAALLGHHLYDDPRAARQASSIIAKLYEAYRASGATLAEINPMIVNPAGEVKAIDAKMNIDDNALFRLPDIAALRDTEAENPAEVRAREAELSYIPLDGNVGCCVNGAGLAMATMDLVKYYGGEPANFLDIGGSSNPDKVVAALELITADPNVKSILFNIFGGITRCDDVANGIVEATSRMELGVPITIRLTGTNEEEGVAILAARGFEAMVDMDRAVETAVRRAGGATEGGR is encoded by the coding sequence ATGAACATTCACGAATACCAGGCGCGGGCGATCTTCGCGCGACACGGCATCCCCGTGCCGGAGGCCGAGGTCGCCGCGACGGCGGAGGAAGCCGCGGCGGCGGCCGAGCGCTTCGGCGGATCGGTCGTGGTCAAGGCGCAGGTCCACGCCGGGGGGCGCGGCAAGGCGGGCGGCGTCAAGCTCGCCGCGACGCCGGACGAGGCGCGTGAGAGCGCCGAAGCCATCCTCGGGATGGAGATCAAGGGGATCGAGGTGCGGCGGGTCCTCGTCGCGCCGGCGGAGGACATCGCATCCGAGGCCTACGTCGGCATCGTGCTCGACCGGGCGCGCCAGGCGGATACGATCATGGTCTCCTCGGAGGGCGGCGTCGACATCGAGGAAGTCGCCGCGACGATGCCCGAGGCGATCCGGAAGGTTGCCGTGGACCCGCGCTACGGGCTCCTCGCCCACCAGGCGGCCCTCCTCGGCCACCACCTCTACGACGACCCGCGCGCGGCGCGGCAGGCCTCATCCATCATTGCGAAGCTCTACGAGGCGTACCGCGCGAGCGGCGCCACGCTGGCGGAAATCAACCCGATGATCGTGAACCCCGCCGGAGAGGTGAAGGCGATCGACGCGAAGATGAACATCGACGACAACGCCCTCTTCCGGCTTCCCGACATCGCCGCGCTTCGCGACACGGAGGCGGAGAATCCGGCCGAGGTCCGGGCGCGCGAGGCCGAACTCTCCTACATCCCGCTCGACGGCAACGTCGGGTGCTGCGTGAACGGGGCCGGCCTCGCGATGGCCACGATGGACCTGGTCAAGTACTACGGCGGCGAGCCGGCGAACTTCCTCGACATCGGCGGTTCCTCGAATCCCGACAAGGTCGTGGCGGCGCTCGAACTCATCACCGCGGACCCGAACGTGAAGTCGATTCTGTTCAACATCTTCGGCGGCATCACGCGCTGCGACGACGTCGCGAACGGGATCGTGGAGGCGACGAGCCGCATGGAACTCGGGGTGCCGATCACGATCCGCCTGACGGGAACGAACGAGGAGGAGGGGGTCGCGATCCTCGCTGCGCGAGGGTTCGAAGCGATGGTGGACATGGACCGAGCGGTGGAGACCGCCGTTCGCCGCGCGGGCGGCGCCACGGAGGGCGGCCGCTGA
- a CDS encoding DUF177 domain-containing protein, whose protein sequence is MSPRRATPSPDPAEPARIGLAGLDAGPIERAFRVESPGESLGALPLPFEYVDVEVEVRSADGAAVRARGTLGARAVVECRRCLEPTRIGVRAKWAALYRPPGRVTSGEEGVWALDEGSGELDLAGPIREELWVNAPTWVECSRDCAGLCPTCGVRLAEQACRCPPPEPDARWAALEGLGGDSEGTSTGASEGEIP, encoded by the coding sequence GTGAGTCCGCGACGCGCAACGCCATCGCCGGACCCGGCGGAACCCGCCCGCATTGGACTCGCGGGCCTCGACGCCGGCCCCATCGAGCGGGCGTTTCGCGTGGAGAGCCCGGGCGAATCGCTCGGCGCCCTGCCGCTCCCCTTTGAATACGTCGACGTCGAGGTCGAAGTGCGGAGCGCGGACGGGGCCGCGGTTCGCGCCCGGGGCACGCTCGGCGCGCGGGCCGTCGTCGAGTGCCGCCGCTGCCTGGAGCCGACGAGGATCGGCGTGCGCGCGAAGTGGGCCGCGCTGTACCGCCCGCCCGGCCGGGTCACGTCCGGGGAAGAGGGGGTCTGGGCACTCGACGAGGGATCGGGCGAACTGGACCTGGCGGGGCCGATCCGCGAGGAGTTGTGGGTCAACGCGCCCACTTGGGTGGAGTGCTCGCGCGACTGCGCGGGGCTCTGTCCGACGTGCGGCGTCCGGCTCGCGGAACAGGCCTGTCGCTGCCCGCCGCCGGAACCCGACGCGCGCTGGGCCGCGCTGGAGGGATTGGGAGGCGATTCGGAGGGCACCTCGACGGGCGCTTCGGAGGGCGAGATTCCTTGA
- a CDS encoding phosphomannomutase/phosphoglucomutase, translating into MQIPSGIFREYDIRGIVGDDLTETAAELVGRAFGTELAERPAPRVVVGHDNRPSSPALTAALCRGLYAAGVDVTTIGTVPTPTLYFAAIEFGTDGAIQITGSHNPPEYNGIKMVRDGQALYGPAIRALRDRIEAEAFASGRGEVREAEILDRYVEEIAARGRVEGDVRMVLDCGNGVGSVVAVRALTAAGIDVDGLYCESDGTFPNHHPDPTVDEYIQDLIARVPATGADLGVGLDGDADRIGAVTEEGRIIRGDHLLLLFAKEVLAERPGAEVVFDVKCSQALPRVIRAHGGVPVMWKTGHSLIKERMQAGGSPISGEMSGHICFADRFFGTDDAIYAAARLAGLVSRSGRPLSELAAEIPSYPATPELRLDCPEERKFGLVAEAVRFFRERYEVIDIDGVRVLFDGGWLLIRASNTQPVVVARIEADTDERLREIAGVARTFLADQGVDLPAV; encoded by the coding sequence ATGCAGATCCCATCCGGAATCTTCCGCGAATACGACATTCGCGGGATCGTCGGGGACGACCTGACGGAGACGGCGGCCGAACTCGTGGGGCGCGCCTTCGGGACCGAACTCGCGGAGCGCCCCGCGCCGCGCGTCGTCGTCGGGCACGACAACCGGCCCTCGTCTCCGGCCCTCACGGCCGCGCTGTGCCGCGGCCTGTACGCGGCCGGGGTCGACGTGACGACGATCGGCACGGTGCCCACGCCGACCCTCTATTTCGCGGCCATCGAGTTCGGGACGGACGGGGCCATCCAGATCACCGGATCGCACAACCCGCCCGAATACAACGGCATCAAGATGGTGCGGGACGGCCAGGCGCTGTACGGCCCGGCGATCCGGGCGCTGCGGGACCGGATCGAGGCGGAGGCCTTCGCGTCGGGCCGCGGGGAGGTCCGGGAGGCGGAGATCCTGGACCGCTACGTGGAGGAGATCGCGGCGCGCGGCCGCGTCGAGGGCGACGTGCGCATGGTGCTCGATTGCGGGAACGGGGTGGGGAGCGTCGTCGCGGTGCGCGCGCTGACCGCCGCGGGCATCGACGTGGACGGCCTCTACTGCGAGTCGGACGGGACCTTCCCGAACCACCACCCGGACCCGACGGTGGACGAGTACATCCAGGACCTTATCGCGCGCGTGCCCGCGACCGGCGCGGATCTCGGCGTGGGACTCGACGGGGACGCGGACCGGATAGGCGCCGTGACCGAGGAGGGGAGGATCATCCGGGGAGACCACCTGCTGCTTCTCTTCGCGAAGGAAGTGCTCGCGGAACGGCCGGGGGCCGAGGTCGTGTTCGACGTGAAATGCTCCCAGGCGCTGCCCCGAGTCATCCGGGCGCATGGAGGCGTTCCCGTCATGTGGAAGACGGGACACTCGCTCATCAAGGAGCGCATGCAGGCCGGAGGGTCTCCCATATCAGGTGAGATGAGCGGCCATATCTGCTTTGCGGACAGATTCTTCGGCACGGATGACGCGATCTACGCGGCGGCCCGCCTCGCGGGTCTCGTGTCCCGTTCCGGGCGCCCGCTGTCCGAGTTGGCGGCGGAGATTCCGAGCTATCCGGCGACGCCGGAACTGCGCCTCGATTGTCCGGAAGAGCGGAAGTTCGGCCTCGTGGCGGAGGCCGTGCGCTTCTTCCGCGAGCGGTACGAGGTCATCGACATCGACGGCGTGCGCGTCCTGTTCGATGGCGGGTGGCTGCTGATCCGCGCGAGCAACACGCAGCCCGTCGTCGTAGCGCGCATCGAGGCGGACACGGACGAGCGCCTGCGGGAAATCGCAGGCGTGGCGCGGACCTTCCTCGCCGATCAAGGGGTCGACCTGCCGGCGGTTTGA
- the fabF gene encoding beta-ketoacyl-ACP synthase II, with protein sequence MRRRVAITGIGLVTPIGLDPDSTWDALLGGVSGAGPITQFDASDQSVRFACEVKDFDPSKYMDRKDARRADRFLHFAMAAAEQAVTEAGFAEGFGELPPDRVGVLIGVGIGGLPLLEAQHERLLDGGPRRVSPFFIPMFIPDMASGMVSMRYGAQGPNYATVSACASSGHSVGLAFRSIRNGEADVMITGGSESTITPLAVAGFANMRAMSTRNDDPKRASRPFDAHRDGFVLGEGAGMFILEELEHAKARGAAILGEVAGFGQSADAYHMTAPAPDGSGARLAMEQALDDGGLDPTDIGYINAHGTSTPANDVSETKAIKDVLGDHAYSIVVGSTKSMTGHTLGAAGAIEGAISALVCGRGVIPPTINFEEADPECDLEYAHGGVMEREVEVALSNSFGFGGHNVCLAVRRWNGD encoded by the coding sequence ATGAGAAGACGTGTAGCGATCACGGGGATCGGCCTCGTCACCCCGATCGGACTCGACCCCGACTCGACCTGGGACGCGCTCCTCGGCGGCGTGAGCGGCGCCGGGCCCATCACCCAGTTCGATGCATCCGACCAGTCGGTTCGCTTCGCCTGCGAGGTGAAGGACTTCGACCCGTCGAAATACATGGACCGGAAGGATGCGCGGCGGGCGGACCGTTTCCTCCACTTCGCGATGGCAGCGGCGGAGCAGGCCGTGACCGAGGCGGGTTTCGCGGAAGGGTTCGGCGAACTTCCCCCGGATCGGGTCGGCGTGCTCATCGGTGTCGGGATCGGCGGGCTGCCGCTCCTCGAGGCCCAGCACGAAAGGCTGCTCGACGGCGGGCCGCGCCGCGTCTCCCCCTTCTTCATCCCCATGTTCATCCCGGACATGGCTTCGGGGATGGTGTCGATGCGGTACGGGGCGCAGGGCCCGAACTACGCGACCGTGTCGGCCTGCGCCTCCAGCGGCCATTCCGTCGGGCTCGCCTTCCGTTCGATCCGCAACGGCGAAGCCGATGTGATGATCACGGGGGGCAGCGAATCCACGATCACGCCGCTCGCGGTCGCCGGCTTCGCGAACATGCGGGCGATGTCGACGCGCAACGACGATCCGAAGAGGGCCTCGCGCCCCTTCGACGCGCACCGCGACGGGTTCGTGCTCGGGGAAGGCGCGGGGATGTTCATCCTCGAGGAACTGGAACACGCGAAGGCGCGCGGTGCCGCGATCCTCGGGGAAGTGGCGGGCTTCGGGCAGAGCGCGGACGCCTACCACATGACCGCGCCGGCGCCGGACGGCTCGGGGGCGCGGCTCGCCATGGAACAGGCGCTCGACGATGGGGGACTCGACCCGACGGACATCGGGTACATCAACGCTCACGGCACGTCGACGCCCGCGAACGACGTCTCCGAGACGAAAGCGATCAAGGATGTCCTGGGCGATCATGCGTATTCGATCGTCGTGGGTTCGACGAAGTCGATGACGGGACACACGCTGGGAGCGGCGGGGGCCATAGAAGGGGCGATCTCCGCCCTCGTCTGCGGGCGCGGGGTCATCCCGCCCACGATCAACTTCGAGGAGGCGGACCCCGAGTGTGATCTCGAATACGCCCACGGGGGAGTGATGGAGCGGGAGGTGGAGGTCGCGCTCTCGAATTCTTTCGGGTTCGGCGGTCACAACGTGTGTCTGGCCGTCCGGCGGTGGAACGGCGACTAG
- a CDS encoding acyl carrier protein: protein MDNAARVREIIAQELGVEQEKVVDDANFVDDLGADSLDTVELVMAFEEEFGIEIPDEDAERMQTVEEAIAYLNEKV from the coding sequence ATGGACAACGCGGCACGCGTGCGGGAGATCATCGCGCAGGAACTCGGCGTGGAGCAGGAGAAGGTGGTGGACGACGCGAACTTCGTCGATGATCTGGGCGCCGACTCGCTCGATACCGTCGAACTCGTGATGGCTTTCGAGGAGGAGTTCGGGATCGAGATCCCGGATGAGGACGCGGAGAGGATGCAGACGGTCGAGGAGGCCATCGCGTACCTGAACGAGAAGGTCTAG